TTATGATTTTTCTCTGCCTTATGCATTTATGTCGATCAAATCTTTCCACGCTATTTTTGAAAATATGATTTTTTTAGAACTCTTAGGCAAAAACCAAACCCTCTTTTATGATGAAGGATGTGATTTTTTGACACAAGATTCCTGTGCCTACATTGCTCTAGCTTTTCCAACACAAGAAATGATTGAAGAAAAAATTGCCAAGATCCAAAAAAAGTTTTCACTGATCACAATCATTACTATCAACTACGAATATGAAAGAAAAACACCTTATGGCAAATGGAAAGCAGTAAGTTTTATAAATTTCGCGCTAGGAGAATCATAAATTTGACATCAGTTCAAAACTTATGCCTTAAAAATCTAAATTGATTTAATCTAATGATTTTGACCTATAGCAAAGCTTTTACGATGCCACTGCGTGTAGCCATAAACTTTGATAGCTTCTAAATGATTCTTTGTTCCATAGCCTGCATTATTTTTAAAACCATATCGAGGATCAAGCGTATCTAATTTGAGCATTTGAGCATCTTTGGAAGTCTTAGCAATGATAGAAGCTGCTGAGATTTGAGGAACTTTATCATCTCCTTTAACCAAACACTTCAAATCATAATCAGTTGTACTTTTAAGCCCAAAAAGCGTATTACCATCCATATAAAAATCCCTACTAAAAGCAAGCAAATGCCCAATAATTTCTTGAAGAGCTTCTCTCAGACAAGCACTTAAGCCTTGTACATCAATCTCTGCGCAAGTTTTTTCAACAATATGAATATGCACATCCTCAGACTCTAATAATCTTTCAGCAAGTTCAAAGCGCTTAGATTTGGAAAGTTTTTTGCTATCTTTAATCCCTATAGAACTCATCCATTTTGCTTTAGCCTCATTACAAGCAACACCAACGATGAACATACTTCCGCATAAACTACCCCTACCAGCTTCATCTATACCGCAGATCAATCTCCTATTCCTTAGGTTTAATCATATTAGCAGGAATGACAAATCTATCAAAATCTTCTGCACTCAAAAGTCCCAATTCTACACAAGATTCTTTAAGACTGATTCCTTTTTTATGGGCATTTTTAGCCACTTTTGCGGCATTTTCATAGCCTATATGAGGATTTAGAGCAGTAACAAGCATCAAAGAATGATGGAGATTGTAATCAATTTTTTCTAAATTTGGTTCAATGCCCTTAGCGCAATGTTGATTAAAAGAATCCATACAATCAGCCAACAAACTCAAACTCTGCAAAAAATTATAAATCAACACAGGCTTGAAAACATTGAGTTCAAAATTACCTTGACTTGCCCCAAAACCAATCGCAGCATCATTCCCCATTACCTGAACAGCAACCATCGTAACAGCTTCACATTGAGTCGGATTGACCTTTCCGGGCATAATTGAGCTTCCAGGCTCATTTTCAGGAATGTTCAACTCCCCAAGTCCGCATCTAGGACCTGAAGCAAGCCAACGGACATCATTGGCAATCTTCATCAAATTTGCCGCCAAACCTTTAAGTGCTCCGTGTGCAAATACCAAAGCATCGTGAGCAGTAAGTGCGTGGAACTTATTAGGCGAAGAGACAAATTTTTCTCCCGTAAATTTAGAAAGCTCCTCACTGACTTTCTCACCAAGCTTAGGATGGGCATTAATCCCCGTTCCCACAGCAGTTCCTCCGATAGCTAATTCTCTAAGCTGCTCTAAAGAATTTTGAATTTGCGCCTTAGAATGCTCCAACATACTCACATACCCGCTAAATTCCTGTCCAAGCGTCAAAGGTGTAGCATCTTGTAAGTGTGTCCTGCCGATCTTGATAATATCTTTGAATTCTTCAGATTTCTGTTTGAGAGTTGCGTGAAGCCTATCTAAGGAAGGTAACAGCTTGTGAGCGATTTCCAACACTGAAACGATATGCATTGCAGTCGGAAAGGTATCGTTTGAGCTTTGAGACATATTAACGTGATCGTTTGGATGCACAAGTTTTTCTTTTCTAAAGTCTCCGCCCATAATTTCAGTGGCTCTATTAGCAATCACTTCATTGAGATTCATATTTGTTTGCGTACCACTCCCTGTCTGCCAAATTGCCAAAGGAAACATATCATCAAATTTTCCTTCTAAAATCTCATCACAAGCCTGAATGATAGCTTTAGATTTTTTTTCATCTAGCTTGCCCAACGAATGATTGACAACTCCTAGTGATCTCTTAAGTTTAGCAAAGGCATAAATAAGTTCTTTGGGCATTTTTTCAATGCCTATTTTAAAATTTTCAAAACTTCTTTGGGTTTGAGCACCCCAATATCTTGAATCCTCGACTTTAACATCGCCCATTGTGTCGTGCTCGATTCGATAATTCATTCTTAATCCTTTCAAGTATTTTTTTACATTTTACCATCAAATTTAAATATTAAGCAACAATTAAGTTTTATCAGAAAGAACTTAAAATGCTTGATATTTCAATATTTAATACTTCTTACAGAGGCAAAAATCCTTGAATTGCTTACAAAAATATCTATTCAAAAATTGAGGATTTAAAATTCCACACTGCTTCCACAAAACATTTCTATACTTCTGCAAATTTTTTTTAAGGAGTCACTAATGAAGCATTTAAAAATCATTTCAATCATCGTATTGGTATGGGCTACTTGGTTGGGAGCATGGGAGCAAAATCTCAAAACAAAAGATTTAGATCTTCAAATCAAATCAATCGGTAATCCAGTATCAGGAGAAAACACTTTCATTCTCATTCCAAATGCAAATGGATCAAGCCTTAAGGGAGCAAAAATGAGGGTCAGATTTATAATGCCTGAGATGAGTGGTATGCCCGCGATGAATGAAACTGCTCAAATCACTGAAAAAGATGGTTCGTATGAAGCAAAAGTCAATTTACCAATGAATGGCACTTGGCAAATTCGTATTGATATAGAGTTCAATGGCAAAATTTATAAAAATAAAACGAGTATTGATTTATAATGATTTACAAAATCATTATATTCCTCTTATTGGGTGCAAGCATACACGCTTTGGATATTCAAAGCGTGTCTCAAAAATATTTGAGGAATAACAAAAAAATTCAAAGCCTTGAAACTCAAATCAAAGCCCTAGAAGCACAGGCTAAAGTAGCTGGAAAATGGGAAGATCCTATTTTAAGTCTAGGTTACAACAATGCCAATATCAATAACCCATTCATTTTAAATTCAAGCTATATGCAAAATATCAGCGTAGGGCTTTCTCAAAAAATTGACCTTAACGGCAAAAAAAATACACAGTCTAAAATTGTAGATATTCAAAAACAAAGCAAGATTTTGGAACTCAAAAAACTCAAACAACAATATGCGATCAACATTTTTATCAGCGCCATTAATTCTTACAAAAATACTCAAGAAATGGAACTGCTTAAAAATGCAATTAAAAATCTCCAAATTGTACTTAATCAAGCTCAAGGCTTAAGCAATCCCAATACTCTCTCAATAGCCAAGCTAAAAATACTCAAAGCCCAACTTGAAATCCGTAAAAACAATCTTGAAAATTCACTCAACGACGCCAAAATTGCAATAAGCGAACTAAGCTTTGAGTCTTTGGACTTTTTAAGCCTTGCGCCAAAAGATGTGAATTTAGATGCAAATAAAGAAATCGAAAAGGTAAAAGAAACCAATTATGATATCAAAATTGCAATGCTTCAAGAAAATGGAGCCAAAAAAGAATTGGCACTGGCTAAAAAAAGTTTATTGGGAGATGTCAATTTAAACATCTCTTATTTTCGGCGTTCAGATACTTTTGATATGTTTGCTGTGGGTGTGGCTATTCCATTGCCCGCATATGGCAAACAAACCAATCTGATCGAACAAAAAAAACAAGAAAGCCTGATCTCAAAAGATGGGATAGAAGACGCTAGAAACAGGGCTATCCATACCGCGATGGGGCTTATCAAAAAAATCAAAACACTCCAAAAAAATCTTGAAATTATCAACAAGGATATTTTGGGAGCCAACGCTCAAATTGTGCAGATTTATAAAGAAAATCTACCCACATCGGGAGCAGATTATGCCTCTTTTTATAATGCTTTAAATGATGAGATCAATACTGAACTCTCAAAACTCGAAATTTTAAGCGAACTTAACATTGCATATTTAAATTTACAAAACCTCAAAGGTTTGGAGTGATTTTTTATAAAAGGAAAATAATATGAAAAAAATATTGATTTTAGCAATACTTATAGGATGGTGTCTTGGGGAAGACTTTAGCCTACCTACAATTAAAGTTATCCAACAAGAGATAGCCCCATCCAAACGCTACTATGCCTTATTACAACCAGACGAGAGTCGTATTTATAGCCAAAATGTTCGATTTGAAGGATTTGTTGAAAAACTTTATGCAAATAAAACCTATCTCAAAGTCAAAAAGGGCGAAAAACTCTTCTCTGTTTATTCCCCTGAACTCATCAATGCTCAAGGCGAACTGCTTGCCTCATTGCGTTTCAACGAACAAATCGGAGCGATAAAAGAAAAACTCCGACTTTTAGGAATCCCAAAAAATGAGATTGAAAGCATCATTAAAAATAGAAAAATAAAAAACTCTATTGAGATTTCATCAAACTTTGATGGAGTCATATTTACAAAAAATATAAGCGAAGGAGGATTTATCAAACGTGGGGATGAACTTTTTAAGATCATTGACCTCAGCCACATCTGGGTAGTCGCCAAAATTAATCAAGAAGATTTGGAGTTTTTGAAACACTCACAAAAAGCAATGGTCAAAGTCGAAGGGATTCCTAATAAATTCCAAGTTACACTTGAAAATATCAATCCACAAATAGGTTTGAATGATAAGTTTATAGAAGCACGATTTGGACTTGAAAATCAAGATTCAATCTTTTATCCCAATATGTTTGCCAAGATTGAAATTTTTGGAGAAAGCAAAAAAAGATTAGTCTTGCCAAAAGACGCCGTGCTGATTAAAAATAATCAAGCCATCGTATTCAAAAAAGACGACTTTGGTTTTACTCCGATAAATATCGAAGTAAAACAATTAAGCAATGGAGATTATGAGATTTTACAAGGACTCAAGCTCGGGGATGAAGTAGCTAAAAATGCTTTATTTATTCTAGACGCGGATGCTCAAAATAACGGGGATTATTGAAATGATAGAAAAAATTATTGATTTAAGTATCAAAAATAAACTCTTAGTGCTTCTAACCACTCTTTTAGTGTTTTTAGGTTCAATATGGGCGATTAAAACGATCCGTTTAGATGCACTGCCCGATCTATCTCCAGCTCAAGTTGTCGTGCAAATCACTTATCCCAACCAAAGCCCCAAAATTGTTCAAGAACAAGTAACCTACCCTCTAGTATCTACCTTTATGAGTATTGCCAATATTGAAACGGTGCGGGGAATCTCAAGTTATGAAAGCGGATTGATTTATATTATATTCAAAGATAATGTAGATATATATTGGGCGCGTGATCGGGTGCTTGAACAGCTCAGTCGTCTCAAAAATCTCCCTCCTGAGGCAAAAGTAGAACTAGGCAGTGATTCTACTTCGATTGGATGGGCATATCAATATGCTCTAGTAAGCAAAACAAAAAATCTGAGCGAACTCAAAACTCTACAAGATTTTTATTACAAATACGCACTTTTAGGAGTTGATGGCGTCAGTGAAGTAGCAAGTATAGGAGGGTTTGAAAAAAATTACGAGGTTACTATCAATAATGATGCGCTCATTAAATATGATCTCACACTTGAAGACATACTCAATGCAATCAAAAAATCCAATAACGATACCGGCGGGGGCATCATACTTGAAAGCGGATTTGAAAAAATCATCCGCGCGCGTGGTTACATTAAAAATCTCGATGATTTAGGCAATATTGTGCTTAAAAATCAAGATGGTATTCCATTAAAAATCAAAGATGTCGCAACCATTAACCTTACGCCAAAGCCAAGACGCTCTGCTGCAGATTTAAATGGGCAAGGTGAAGTTATTGGGGGTATCGTAATGGTGCGTTATCACGCCGATACCTACGGGGTGCTTCAAAATATCAAGAAAAAAGTAGCGGAGTTGAATAAAACAAATCAAGAGGTACAAATACAAAGCGTTTATGATCGTAGCGAACTAATAGAAAAAGCAGTCAAAAATCTTGTGCATACCTTGATTGAAGAAAGCATTATCGTGCTTTTAATTACGGCTATTTTCTTGTTGCATTTTCGTAGCGCTCTTGTTATTATCATCACCCTTCCTTTGTGCGTATGCATTAGTTTTCTCTTGATGCGACTTTTTAATATTGAAGCAAGCATTATGAGTTTAGGAGGCATAGCAATTGCCATTGGGGCGATGGTAGATGCAGCTATTGTAATGGTTGAAAATGCACACAAACATTTACAGCACACAAATATGAAAGATGAAAAACAACGGGTAGATTCAATCCTCTCTGGCACCAAGCAAGTCGGTGGGGCAATATTTTTTGCATTGATGATTATTGTAGTATCTTTCTTGCCTATATTTGCTCTCAGTGGTCAAGAAGAAAAACTTTTCTCACCTCTAGCTTATACCAAAACTTTTGCGATGCTTGCAGGAGCAGTTCTCTCCATCACTATCGTACCAATATTGATGGTTTATACCATCAAAGGCAAAATCATTCCAGAGACCAAAAACCCTATCAATGCATTTTTCATAAAAATTTACGGGATATGTCTTTCTTTTGTATTGCGATTTCGCTTCATTTTTTTGGGGCTGTGTTTAATTGGGCTAGGTGGCATTTATTTTTCTTACAAAAAACTTCATTGGGAATTTATCCCCCAAATCAACGAGGGTGTTATAATGTATATGCCCGTTACAAGCAATTCTGTCGGTATAGATGTAGCCATTGAATATCTTAAAAAAGCTGATGAAGCCATCAAAAGTCTTGATGAAGTTAAACAAGTTTTTGGAAAAGTCGGGAGAGCTAATACTAGTACTGATACAGCCTCCCTTTCTATGATGGAAATTTATATCGAACTGAAACCTAAAAATGAATGGAAAGAAAAAATCACCTATAAACAACTCAGGGAAAAACTTGAACAGACACTCCAAATCAAAGGACTTACAAACTCATGGACATACCCCATAAGGGGACGCACCGATATGTTATTGACCGGAATTAGAACCCCTTTGGGTATCAAACTCTATGGCAATGACGTCCAAAAGCTACAAGATATTTCGATTCAAATCGAACAAAAGCTCAAAACACTTAAAGAGTCTCTCTCGGTATTTGCCGAAAGAACAAATAATGGTTATTACATCAATGCAGATCTCAATGAAGAAAAGCTTGCTCAATACGGCGTAACCAAAGAAAATATTTTAAACGTCATTACATATGGTATCGGCGGAACGACCATCACAACACGGATTAACGGAGTAGAAAACTACCCGATTTCACTGCGCTTTAAAGATTCTCAAAGAAATAGCCTTCAAAGCATCAAAGAACTCTATGTTAAGACCCAATACGGTTACAAACCTTTAGGAGAATTGGCCAAAATCTATTATGACAACTCTCCTGCAACGCTTAAAAGCGAAAAAGGTCTGAATGTAAATTTTATTTATATTGTACCCAAAACAGGCATAAGCGCTGGAGAATATAAAGAAATTGCTTCGCGCGAACTAGCTAAAATAGATTTGCCTAACGGATACTATTACGAATTCTCCGGAGAAAGCAAATACCTTGAAGAAGCATTTGAAACACTCCAATATATCATTCCTGTGAGTATTTTTATTATTTTTATCTTGATAGTTTTTGCACTCAAAAATTTTTCCAACTCATTATTATGTTTTTTAACTCTGCCTTTTGCATTTTTGGGCGGACTTTTATTTATGGATTTTGCAGGATATAATTTAAGCATTGCAGCTCTAGTTGGATTTCTAGCACTTCTAGGTGTGGCTTCAGAAACTGCTATCGTAATGATTATTTATCTTGAAGAGGCTTACAAAAGCTTTTTATGCCAACCCCAAACTCGCTTGAATCTTAAAAATGCAATTATGGAAGGAGCGGTCAAAAGAGTACGCCCAAAACTGATGACTTTTTTTAGTATTCTTGCTTCTTTGATACCTATTATGTTTTCTCAAGGCGTAGGCAGTGAAATTATGCGTTCAATTGCTGCTCCAATGCTAGGAGGAATGATAACAAGCGTGATTTTGACACTTTTTATCATTCCAGTAATCTATTTTTTGATAAAAAGTGCTAAGATAAAAGAATGAAGACAAAAATACTTTTGCTTGAAGATGACATTTTACTCCATAAGATCGTTAAAGAATTTCTTATTGAACTAGGATTTGAAGTTACAAGTGCCTTTGATGGTCAAAATGCGGAAAATATACTACTCAAAGAAAGCTTTAACTTATGGATTTTTGATGTTCATGTGCCAAAAATTATTGGTTTTGAAATCCTCCAAAACCTTAGAAAACTCCACATTCAAACACCTGTAATTTTTATCACTGCACTTAAAGATAGTTTGAGCCTTAAAAAAGCCTTCGAAATTGGAGCAAACGATTATATCAAAAAGCCCTTTGACCTTGAAGAACTTCAAGCTAGAATCGAACATATTCTAAAAAGCAAAAAAATCCAAATCGCTCCAGAATGCTTTTATGAAGAAGGAATTTTAAGCCTCAAGGGAAAAGAAATGCCTCTGAAGCAAAAAGAGATCAAGTTACTTGAATTTTTTCTCCATAACAAAGGTAGAGTAATTTCAAAAGAAGAACTTTTAAACAATATATGGAGTTACGAACAAATTATTGATGAATCCACGCTCAGAACTTACATTAAAAATCTCAGAAAATATTTAGGCAAAGAAATTATTCAAAATATTAAAGGAGTCGGCTATTGCTTTAAACAATTATGAAAAAAAATCGCTTAAAATCTTTTTAGGCACTTATTTGGGATCTTCTTTTGTCCTGATGGCAGTTATTGCAGCAATTTTTTTCTTTTATGAGCGTGATATTATTCTCAAAAATATCGAACGCGAAATGCAGCTTAAAGCCTACAGATTGGCAAAAGATATCGTAAATCTCCATATGAACCACCACGATAATCAACAAGCATTCAACGATTTGCTCAAAAAATATTCTGGCACCCATATCGCTTTGTTTGACAAAAATAAAAAAGTGATTTACTCCACTATTGAAGAAAATTTTATTCCAGATAAAAATGGATTTTTCAGATCAGGGAATCGTTTTTATCTCGCTGATGACAACACGTTCGGGCATCTAGGAATTGATGCAATCCTGTTGGAATACGAACCCAAAAACCCTGTTTTTAAACAACTTTATCATACAATTATATTGACATCTATGTTCGCATTTATCTGCATAATCATCATCTCAGTGATTTTGTCCAAGTTGTTTTTAAAACCTATTCGCAACGAAATATCGCGTATTGATTCATTTATTAAAAATATTACCCACGAACTCAATACCCCCATCACATCTCTTTTAATCTCAGCAAACTCACTCAAAAAACACGGCGGAGAAAAAATCTCACGCATTCTTGTTGCCACCAAACGCATCCAATATTTATATGATAATTTAACCTATATTTTTATGAAAGATATTAAAAATGAAGAATGCATATCCCTTGATTTAAAAAAACTTATACAAATACAAATCAATCTATTAAAAGAAGTGGCTTGCTACCACCAAATCACGATTGAAAACGATTTAAAAGAAAAAAAGCTGACTGCTCAAGAGAACGATATGATTTCACTCATAAATAATTTAATAATGAATGCCATAAAATATAATATTCCCGAAGGAAAAATTAAAATCATTCTAGATAAAGATCTATGCATAAGCAACACAGGACATCAAATTCCTCAAGATAAAATTAAGCTCTTAAGTCAAAGATATTTCCGACTCGATTTGAGTAAAAACGGGTATGGTATCGGATTAAACATTATCAAAAGCGTATGCGATCATTATGGCTTCAAGCTCTCTATCACAAGCAAAGCACTTACAGAAGAAATTTATGAAAATACATTTAAAATCAGACTTTCAAAGACTTAAATTGATTCAAATCAAGAAAAATACCATTTGATAGAATTATCCTATCAATATTTTATATTTTATCAATAAGAAAATTTAGAATACGGAATCAACGATTATGAAAAAACTACTTGCTCCTCTTTGTCTTATCTTGCCACTTTTTTCCGAAGAATGGGGAGATCGTATGCCTTCTGAAGAAATCTTAAATTCGGGCGAAATAAAAACCATTAAAGTCAGTGGAGAAAGCGGTACAGATGGCAAGAACTATTTCTATAATTACAGAAATTTCACCTATTCTACAAATGGTCTAGGAACTTCTGAACTCATTATACTCCCTAAAACGACTCTAGGTTCTTTTTATAATAAAGGACATATCTATATTGATCAAAACTCCAAACTTTCAATGAATTTTACAAACTCGATTTTGATACTACAAGATTATGGTTCTTATACGATACAAAAAAATGCCGGACTTGAAATGTCAGGACAGGAATTTACCATTTATGCAGGAACATTTCTAAATAAGGGCATCACAACACTAAACATCAGTGGTTCTGTCAATAATAACTTTACATCAGGCACAAAAGGCATTATCAATGAAGGCGGATCTCTCACCATTAACGCCGAAATCTTTCATAACGGAAGAACAGACATCGGGGAAGGCTCTTATGGAGTCTTTGAAACGACTGAAAACGGGGTAAGCATCATCAATGTAAATACGGAATTTAATAATCTCAGCTATATCTATCGAATATTAGATGGAGAAGTTAAGAATAAAAAAAATGCCGATGCTATTTCAATCCTGAAAGCTTCCTCTCAAGGAACCCTTTCTATCAATGGAGGAGATGTTTATAACGGAGGACACATTCAATACTCTGGCGGTTCAGGCTCCAAATCTTATTATTCTGGTGCAGGTTACATCATTGCTGATAATGGAACTATCAATATTGAAAAAAATCTTATTTCTAAAGGAGCAGGAGAAAAACTCAGTGCGCAAAATGCTTCTGAAGCGGTCTATTCAAAAATATCTGCCATAAACAAAGGAGTTATTAATATCAAAGGGAATTTCACCAATGGTATTTATAGCAATGTTGTTGTAAGCGAAGGTGGCAGTATTAATGTGGGCGGAAGTTTTCAAAGCGGAAAAAATACCAATATTATTTTTGGTGGAGATTCTTTAAAAGGTTATGGAAATATCAGTGCAAATAATGCTGATATCAGCGGTGCAAATTTGGTTTTTTATAAAGGAGATGTAAAAACTGATACCACCTATGTATTTTTGGAAACTAAAAATACGCTCAATTATGATGCTTCAATTCTAGGCATACAAAACACAATTGCTCAAGATGGGAGTGAAAATCTATTTTATCAAGCTTTCATTGAAAATGATGGGAATCGTTTAAAAATTACCTTTCAAGACAAAACAGGGAATCAAAGTGTTTCTGAAATCATCTCCCAAAATACCGAACTTAATCAAAATGAACGTATCATTATCGATGCAATCGACACACAAAAACCCATAAATACATTTGATATTAGGAATTTAAGTGCGACCCAAATCAAAGAGACTGCCAAAAATATTGAAAAAGGATTCAGTAACTTTGCAAACAATAAAAATATGTCAATAAGAACTGGGTTTAATACCGCAAAAACCTTAATATTCAACCGAATGATCAAGGTTCAATCTTTAATCGCCCAAAACCAACCATTGCCAAGATATGCTGCCAACACAATTAATCCTTATGGCTATCAATCCGATCAGGTCGCACGTCCTTATTATCTGACCTACCCCTCAAGAAAAACACTCAAGACTAACGCATTATATGCAAGTATATTGGGAGCATACCAAAAAAACACTGCAGGATCAGGCTATGATTATGGTTTTAATGCCGGATATGACAAGACTTTCAACAAAAATCTATTTTTGGGTTTTTATGCAAACTATCTCTTAGGGGACTCAAAACTTGACTCTGTAGATATTCGTACCCAATCCCTCCAGATAGGAACTTATGCACGTCTGAATACATCGTTTTTAGAAACTGATATTATTTTTAGTTACATCAATGCTAGAAATAATGCGGTTAAAGAAATTACGATTGCTTCTGATACCTATTCTAATCATTCTCGATACAATACCCAAGCTTTCAATCTATTGATTCAAGCAGGTCCTAAAATTGTCTTTGGAACCAATATTATCAAGCCTTATATTGGAATAAATGCTGTTTATGAACACAATAACCAGCTCAAAGAAAAAGATGAATTATTTGCAAGCGAATATTTTTTCAAAAATAATCTTTATGTAGGGGCAATAGCAGGAATTGAGTATCGAAAATATTCGAATGGAGGCTACTTTTTTATCCAACCCTCAATAGAATATACTTTTTACAGCAATCTTAAAGCCACACAAATCATTTTTTTAAACAATACTCTAGTCATCCCAACACCGGCGAAAGAAAATTTCGCCTCCTTACTTGTAGGAGGAGAATTTCCTCTTAATAGCAGATTCTTAGTTAATATCAACGCCTCACTAAAGGCTTCAAATCAAAAAACTTTAATCGCTGCAGGAAGCGCATCTTTAAAGTTTATATTCTAAATATAGAAATTATTGGCAATTATAACATTCAACAGAGCGATCCATTACATTTTCATCAACGCTTGGGCTTTCGCTCCTCAAATAATAGGTGGATTTTAAGCCTAACTTCCACGCTAACATATAAATATCATTCAAAAGTTTGCCACTGGCTTTTTCAAGTCTCATAAAAATATTGGTGCTTTGTCCTTGATCTATCCATTTTTGTCTGATTGCTGCAGCTTTGATCAAACTTGTCTGATCAAGGTCATAAGCAGAAATGTAATAATTCCAATTCTCCAAATTCAAATTAGGAACAACAACAGGAATCAACCCGCTTAAATTTTCTTCATACCATTTCTTTTTATAGACAGGTTCAATGGTTTGAGTTGTCCCCACTAGAATTGAAATTGAACTTGTAGGGGCAATCGCCATCAAATACCCATTGCGAATCCCTTGAATCTTGACAATATCCCTTAGAGATTTCCAATCACAGCTACTGCCAAAAAGTCCTCCTCTATCTACAAGCTTTAAAGCCTCCTTGTTTGCCTTATCAATAGGAAAAATTCCTTGACTCCAACTTGAGCCCTCATATTGAGGATATTTACCTTTTTCTTTAGCAAGATTAGAACTTGATAAAATTGTGTAATAACTGATCATTTCCATTACTTCATCAATCTTTTCAAGATGTTCATCAGAACCCCAATGAATTTTGGCATCAGCAAGCATTTGAGCTTCTCCCATCACGCCTAATCCGATAGCACGATTCTGAAGATTGGTAACTTTAACCTTTCTATCTGGATAAAAATTCAAATCAATAACATTATCAAGCATTCTGATTGCTATAGGGACCACTCTTTGAATATCTTCTTGAGTATGAATTTTGCTTAAATTCACGCTTGCTAGATTGCAAACTGCAGTATGGCCTCCGGTTTGTTTTCGAGTGGCGATAAAAATTTGTTTTCCACCCAATGAATCGATGCTTGTGAGTTTATTTGCTTTCTTTTTGACACCCGCATCCGTAATTATTTCCTTTTTTTCCTCAATAATCTCAATACTGCCATCACAAAATTCAATTTCAACAACATAATGACCAGGACTAGTATTTTGAAATATTTCAGTGCAAAGATTAGAGCTTCTAATAATACCTGTATGAGCATTGGGATTAGCACGATTAGCATTGTCTTTAAAGCACAAAAACGGCAATCCTGATTCAAAATAATTCGTCAAAATCTTTTTCCAAAGATCCTTAGCGCTAATATGTTCTTTAATTATATTGGGGTTTTTTTCA
The sequence above is a segment of the Helicobacter sp. 12S02232-10 genome. Coding sequences within it:
- a CDS encoding CusA/CzcA family heavy metal efflux RND transporter; the protein is MIEKIIDLSIKNKLLVLLTTLLVFLGSIWAIKTIRLDALPDLSPAQVVVQITYPNQSPKIVQEQVTYPLVSTFMSIANIETVRGISSYESGLIYIIFKDNVDIYWARDRVLEQLSRLKNLPPEAKVELGSDSTSIGWAYQYALVSKTKNLSELKTLQDFYYKYALLGVDGVSEVASIGGFEKNYEVTINNDALIKYDLTLEDILNAIKKSNNDTGGGIILESGFEKIIRARGYIKNLDDLGNIVLKNQDGIPLKIKDVATINLTPKPRRSAADLNGQGEVIGGIVMVRYHADTYGVLQNIKKKVAELNKTNQEVQIQSVYDRSELIEKAVKNLVHTLIEESIIVLLITAIFLLHFRSALVIIITLPLCVCISFLLMRLFNIEASIMSLGGIAIAIGAMVDAAIVMVENAHKHLQHTNMKDEKQRVDSILSGTKQVGGAIFFALMIIVVSFLPIFALSGQEEKLFSPLAYTKTFAMLAGAVLSITIVPILMVYTIKGKIIPETKNPINAFFIKIYGICLSFVLRFRFIFLGLCLIGLGGIYFSYKKLHWEFIPQINEGVIMYMPVTSNSVGIDVAIEYLKKADEAIKSLDEVKQVFGKVGRANTSTDTASLSMMEIYIELKPKNEWKEKITYKQLREKLEQTLQIKGLTNSWTYPIRGRTDMLLTGIRTPLGIKLYGNDVQKLQDISIQIEQKLKTLKESLSVFAERTNNGYYINADLNEEKLAQYGVTKENILNVITYGIGGTTITTRINGVENYPISLRFKDSQRNSLQSIKELYVKTQYGYKPLGELAKIYYDNSPATLKSEKGLNVNFIYIVPKTGISAGEYKEIASRELAKIDLPNGYYYEFSGESKYLEEAFETLQYIIPVSIFIIFILIVFALKNFSNSLLCFLTLPFAFLGGLLFMDFAGYNLSIAALVGFLALLGVASETAIVMIIYLEEAYKSFLCQPQTRLNLKNAIMEGAVKRVRPKLMTFFSILASLIPIMFSQGVGSEIMRSIAAPMLGGMITSVILTLFIIPVIYFLIKSAKIKE
- a CDS encoding response regulator transcription factor, with protein sequence MKTKILLLEDDILLHKIVKEFLIELGFEVTSAFDGQNAENILLKESFNLWIFDVHVPKIIGFEILQNLRKLHIQTPVIFITALKDSLSLKKAFEIGANDYIKKPFDLEELQARIEHILKSKKIQIAPECFYEEGILSLKGKEMPLKQKEIKLLEFFLHNKGRVISKEELLNNIWSYEQIIDESTLRTYIKNLRKYLGKEIIQNIKGVGYCFKQL
- a CDS encoding HAMP domain-containing sensor histidine kinase; protein product: MGSSFVLMAVIAAIFFFYERDIILKNIEREMQLKAYRLAKDIVNLHMNHHDNQQAFNDLLKKYSGTHIALFDKNKKVIYSTIEENFIPDKNGFFRSGNRFYLADDNTFGHLGIDAILLEYEPKNPVFKQLYHTIILTSMFAFICIIIISVILSKLFLKPIRNEISRIDSFIKNITHELNTPITSLLISANSLKKHGGEKISRILVATKRIQYLYDNLTYIFMKDIKNEECISLDLKKLIQIQINLLKEVACYHQITIENDLKEKKLTAQENDMISLINNLIMNAIKYNIPEGKIKIILDKDLCISNTGHQIPQDKIKLLSQRYFRLDLSKNGYGIGLNIIKSVCDHYGFKLSITSKALTEEIYENTFKIRLSKT